The genomic stretch CCTGTATTTTGTCTTTGTAGGGACTTGATCTCCTCCTTCTGAACAGCCAGAGAGGCGGCCATCTCTCTCAGCACAGCGTGGATGTCCGACAGGGGCCATGGCTGGAGGTACTCCACCTGCCGGGCAAGAATTTCGTTTTCTGCTTCTGTCAGATTCTTGGAGTTAGAACCAGCCAGAAGGAACAGCAGGAACATCACGGTGGTCTTCATCCTCTCAGTGGATCCTGTACAGGTGAAGTGTGTCTGTAACTCTGAGTGAGCTTTATAAAGCAGATGAAAGAGGTGTGAGGGCTGGGGACAGAACCTGTCCCACTGGTCTTTCCATCAGATACCTTGACAGACAGCTGACATCTGATGTTAGATAATCTAATGATAGGTGTGATGATGGCACATGGCCAGGCTGGGATCGAACCTGACAAACAAGCTCCGTCAGCATGACACCCATTatcacatcctgtgtgtgtcagaggtgaACGTGTGTTTAAGGCACTCTGAGGTTTCTATGTGTCATTAAACCACAGGCAAAGACAGACCAGAAAGTCCAAGAGGTCCACATGTTTTCAGAGACGACAGGACAGATAGCTGCCTGTAATTATGAAGGGACATATAATAATCCATAGCAGCAGGGGGGCAGAGGCGTCTTCTTCCGTCATCATCCATCCTCATCTGTTCATTAGGGAGGTGTAAGGATGGATCCTGGTCTCTCTGCCCAGCTGGCCCTGTACCCTTTTGAACTGAGGCCTTCTCATCTCAGAGGGGCTTGTGGTCTgggcctaaccctaacccagcACCTGCACGGTCCAGAGCCTGGGTCCAACACAATGTCGGCCAGGTCCCCCCTGACCCCCACAGTGGCTTCATCAGGTGAAGCCTGAGCTCTGCACCCTTTTGTTCATACCCAGATTTCATCCCCACAGTGCGGTGTGGACACATCCGAGAAACACAAAGTCCTCCACAACATGTAAATCTGGTTTAAAATAACATTCATTGGCGCTGGTCCTGGGTCCTGGTGTATTTTGCAGACTGCATGGTGCGGGGTCAGAGTAGCAAAGACGTAAAGCCGCTGAGCTCAGCAGGTGGAGCAGAAGGTTAATAGTGATGAGTGTTTGTCAGTCGGAGGTGATCAGATCATGTCGGCTCATTAGCTCTGTTTGTTTTACTAAGTGCTggaagcagccaatcagaaatgATCTGTCACTTCAATGTGCTGACCGCACACACAGTCAGGTTCGTTTGTCGTGCCATCTGTTCCGACAGCCTGACATTGGGTTCCCATAATGCATCATCAGAGCGTGGGGGCGTGTCCAGGGGTGCAGATAAATGGAGACGATGCCCTCCATTCTGCCTCACTCCAACCAGCTCTcagcctcccctcctcttcatcactaaggctcctgctcctcctctgactctgCAGGTGAGTggttctcctcttcatcctcctccagctgtgGTGAGGagtgtctgatgtgtgtgtgtgttcagttcagCATGGCAGCGCTGTGGCTCCAGTCCTTCTCCCTGCTGGTCTTACTGGTGGTATCGTGGCCGGGCTCCCAGGCCGTCTCCGCCCCGCAGCACCTGTGTGGCTCCCACCTGGTCGATGCCCTCTACCTGGTCTGTGGGGACAATGGCTTCTTCTACAACCCCAAGAGAGACGTGCACCCCCTGCTGGGTGAGACCTCTTTGAGGCTGCTTGGTGTCCCTTTGTGGACACGTCTTCAGGGTcactgagtgtctctgtgatcGTGTTTGTCCTgcttgtggtgtttgtgtgtctgttttgtgtaaCGTTAAGTAGC from Parambassis ranga chromosome 14, fParRan2.1, whole genome shotgun sequence encodes the following:
- the LOC114445921 gene encoding insulin, whose protein sequence is MAALWLQSFSLLVLLVVSWPGSQAVSAPQHLCGSHLVDALYLVCGDNGFFYNPKRDVHPLLGFLPPKAGGAAAPGGDNEVAEFAFKDQMEMMVKRGIVEQCCHKPCTILDLQNYCN